The following are from one region of the Fretibacterium sp. OH1220_COT-178 genome:
- a CDS encoding ABC transporter permease — MKFRIFFSQYGTIMALATLAATFVVLIPGFSEPRNLLNILYQIALLAIISEGFTMCLIVGELDLAFPNVASLSGALAAGLIFGGMDPWAAVMTALATGVCFGVVAGILVTKIGIPSLITTLASGIIAGGMVYLYTKGVSFYGQMPESFLALGRGRIGPIPSLIAIMLIVVALFQLLISTTRIGRYMQATGANPVASRLAGINTDGYKILAFAFSGLAAAFTGVLLTAKLGSANPEGASGYMMDAFASALLGMTVLSMGRANPFGTFVGALMIGVVNNGMTLAGSPYYLQDITKGIIIIISVALTSLQNKRLSGA; from the coding sequence ATGAAATTCAGGATATTCTTCTCACAGTATGGGACCATCATGGCCCTAGCTACGTTGGCGGCTACCTTCGTCGTACTCATCCCCGGCTTTTCCGAACCACGGAACCTGCTGAATATTCTCTATCAGATTGCCTTGCTCGCGATCATCAGCGAGGGGTTCACCATGTGTCTGATTGTCGGGGAGCTCGACCTCGCGTTCCCGAACGTGGCCAGTCTGTCCGGTGCCTTGGCGGCCGGTTTGATCTTTGGCGGAATGGATCCCTGGGCCGCCGTGATGACAGCGCTTGCGACCGGGGTGTGCTTTGGAGTCGTTGCAGGGATTCTAGTGACTAAGATCGGAATCCCCTCACTCATCACGACGCTGGCATCCGGCATCATTGCGGGAGGTATGGTGTATCTATACACCAAGGGCGTCTCCTTTTACGGGCAGATGCCGGAGAGCTTCCTGGCTCTGGGACGCGGGCGGATCGGTCCCATTCCCTCCTTGATCGCCATCATGCTGATCGTCGTAGCCTTGTTCCAGTTGCTGATATCGACGACGCGGATAGGGCGGTATATGCAGGCCACCGGCGCCAATCCAGTAGCATCACGGCTGGCTGGGATAAACACGGATGGGTATAAGATTCTGGCTTTCGCTTTTTCCGGCCTGGCTGCAGCCTTCACGGGCGTTCTGCTCACCGCGAAATTGGGCTCCGCCAACCCCGAAGGGGCATCGGGTTACATGATGGACGCCTTTGCCTCGGCGTTGCTGGGCATGACCGTTCTAAGTATGGGACGAGCTAACCCGTTCGGGACATTCGTCGGAGCTCTGATGATCGGAGTCGTTAACAACGGCATGACCCTCGCCGGGTCTCCTTATTATTTGCAGGACATCACCAAGGGCATCATCATCATCATCTCCGTCGCGTTGACCTCGTTGCAGAACAAGAGGCTGAGCGGGGCATAA
- a CDS encoding BtpA/SgcQ family protein codes for MHGNTPDSLMEQIFGVKKPVMGMVHFPPLPGSPLYDTAGGIQKIRDTALRDAEALAEAGFDGFSFSNEGDRPYLSSVDKTTVAVMSAVISEVSSQFKKPFGLSVLADPEAAIAIGTATGADYVRIFLSWVFVGDWGIVDPCAGALQRFRRNFGGMGMKVFANISGHTEPLGNRSIRDIAAGAVKFGLADAVCLAGTTAGSPISEDDLTEARKGAHGAPVIAGTGVSLDNVDRMMLLSDGVIMGTSIKIDGDTFNPIDSGKARQFMTRAREFRKTLS; via the coding sequence ATGCACGGCAACACGCCCGATTCTTTGATGGAACAAATTTTTGGAGTGAAAAAACCCGTCATGGGGATGGTTCATTTTCCTCCGCTTCCCGGCTCTCCGCTCTACGACACAGCAGGAGGGATCCAAAAGATAAGGGACACAGCCCTCAGGGATGCAGAGGCCCTCGCAGAGGCCGGATTTGACGGTTTTTCGTTCAGCAACGAGGGAGATAGGCCTTATCTTTCAAGTGTCGATAAAACAACAGTAGCTGTTATGTCCGCGGTCATATCGGAGGTCTCCAGTCAATTCAAAAAACCGTTCGGCCTTTCCGTCCTGGCCGATCCCGAGGCCGCCATCGCGATAGGAACGGCGACGGGGGCGGATTATGTCAGGATATTCCTGTCGTGGGTCTTCGTTGGGGATTGGGGCATTGTCGATCCCTGTGCCGGGGCGTTGCAGCGATTTCGACGAAATTTCGGAGGGATGGGCATGAAGGTATTTGCCAACATCTCCGGGCACACCGAGCCCTTGGGGAACCGCAGCATCAGGGATATCGCCGCCGGCGCCGTGAAATTCGGCCTTGCGGATGCCGTGTGCCTGGCCGGCACAACGGCGGGAAGCCCCATCTCCGAAGATGATTTGACTGAGGCCAGGAAGGGAGCTCATGGTGCTCCCGTCATCGCGGGGACCGGGGTCAGCCTGGACAACGTAGACAGGATGATGCTCCTCAGCGACGGCGTCATCATGGGAACCAGCATCAAAATCGATGGAGACACGTTCAATCCCATCGACTCAGGCAAGGCGCGGCAGTTCATGACTAGGGCCAGGGAATTCCGGAAAACCCTGAGTTGA
- a CDS encoding xylulokinase, translating to MGKRFFTQRPRSTTRSICLGNSQVHRWEAREIPFYLGVDMGSSSIKACLVDDSGRIVLKAWRAARVTSPQDGYFEVDPIGTWWNSFLSICQEVLEHVEASQIRALCISSVCGSFVPVDARFEPLHNAILYGIDRRSARIVQELNAYYGEDFLTQRLGGALTTHSILPKILWLQRERPRVYKQTAHFLSSFNFISARLTGIPSWDWPTAFGALMLDATTLDYPQWFFEDQGLEIAQFPSLGGGLEVLGPVTPNMAATTGLSPKTLVMRGACDINAEAMAVDAVRADTAVAVFGSTVSLLLNTARPVRAKGFIPGLSLLPDVWRIGAATSSGGRTLEWGDGLFGKAYIAPHQSPTGILFVPYLDGARSPFHDPDATGAFLGLKSLHTPADLSAAIRESLGYELALLISTMEKVYPFPNTLEVSGGLANIGDLMQMMADITGRTLRPYTDRDASYGDARMAMTADFPYEKLPCVRGNSEPHCVVPGKRRECYTPFLEKFARNARSCLSPL from the coding sequence GTGGGAAAAAGATTTTTTACGCAGAGACCCCGCTCTACGACGCGCTCAATCTGCCTAGGCAATAGTCAGGTACACAGATGGGAGGCGAGGGAGATACCGTTTTATCTGGGCGTGGATATGGGGAGCTCCTCCATTAAGGCTTGCCTTGTGGACGATTCAGGCAGAATAGTCCTGAAGGCGTGGAGGGCGGCTCGAGTGACGAGCCCACAGGATGGGTACTTCGAGGTCGATCCCATCGGGACATGGTGGAACAGCTTCCTCTCGATATGCCAAGAGGTCCTGGAACACGTTGAGGCATCTCAGATACGGGCTCTTTGTATCAGCTCCGTATGCGGCTCTTTCGTTCCCGTGGATGCACGTTTCGAACCCCTCCACAACGCCATCCTGTACGGGATCGATCGGCGTTCTGCCCGGATCGTACAGGAACTCAACGCTTATTATGGAGAGGATTTCCTGACGCAAAGGCTTGGTGGGGCGCTCACGACACATTCCATCTTGCCGAAGATCCTTTGGCTGCAAAGGGAGAGGCCTCGGGTCTATAAGCAAACGGCCCACTTTCTCTCGAGCTTCAATTTTATCTCCGCCCGTCTAACCGGCATTCCTTCCTGGGATTGGCCAACAGCATTCGGAGCGTTGATGCTGGACGCTACAACACTAGATTACCCTCAGTGGTTTTTCGAGGACCAGGGCCTTGAGATAGCGCAATTCCCGAGTCTTGGAGGAGGTCTGGAGGTTCTGGGGCCCGTAACCCCTAACATGGCCGCAACAACAGGGCTCTCTCCCAAGACTCTTGTCATGCGGGGAGCCTGCGACATCAACGCCGAGGCGATGGCCGTGGACGCTGTGCGCGCAGACACGGCCGTCGCCGTCTTCGGCTCCACAGTGTCCCTTTTGCTGAACACAGCGAGACCGGTACGGGCAAAAGGATTCATCCCTGGATTGTCGCTTCTGCCCGATGTATGGAGAATCGGCGCTGCGACCTCCTCTGGGGGCAGGACACTCGAATGGGGAGATGGTTTGTTTGGAAAGGCGTACATCGCTCCCCATCAAAGTCCCACCGGGATCCTTTTCGTTCCCTACTTGGATGGGGCAAGAAGTCCGTTCCACGATCCCGACGCGACTGGGGCTTTCCTTGGACTCAAATCGCTCCACACTCCGGCAGACCTTTCGGCCGCGATACGAGAATCTTTGGGCTATGAGTTGGCCCTGCTGATCTCGACGATGGAAAAAGTTTACCCCTTTCCCAATACCCTTGAAGTGTCCGGTGGGCTCGCCAACATCGGTGACTTGATGCAGATGATGGCAGACATTACAGGGCGAACGCTGCGTCCGTACACCGACAGAGATGCTTCCTACGGGGATGCCCGCATGGCCATGACCGCGGATTTTCCTTACGAAAAACTGCCTTGCGTCAGGGGAAACTCCGAGCCCCATTGCGTCGTTCCAGGAAAACGGCGCGAGTGCTACACGCCGTTCTTGGAGAAATTTGCTCGCAATGCGAGGAGTTGCCTGTCCCCCCTATAG
- a CDS encoding prepilin-type N-terminal cleavage/methylation domain-containing protein, translating into MAETRGGCPDKKRRSGFTLIEIMIVLGIVGLLAAMVVPRIFRYSEPPAVLLRRTAEEASSLALSGVSIRLRLEPVESGRNSRRGRIVAEALTKAEDPAVPGRERLVWSPVKLTYPPTGEGWRLDPEIVYFHTDGSCTPARISWARPGHSEPDAEMFWLTVTGYIFERGRRK; encoded by the coding sequence GTGGCGGAGACGCGCGGCGGATGCCCCGATAAAAAAAGGCGGTCGGGCTTCACGCTGATCGAGATCATGATCGTGCTGGGGATCGTCGGGCTGCTGGCCGCGATGGTCGTGCCGCGCATCTTTCGCTACAGCGAGCCCCCCGCCGTGCTGTTGCGCCGTACCGCGGAGGAGGCTTCGAGCCTCGCCCTCTCGGGGGTGTCCATCCGCCTGAGGCTGGAACCCGTCGAGTCCGGCAGGAATTCCCGGCGCGGCCGGATCGTGGCCGAGGCGTTGACAAAAGCGGAGGACCCCGCGGTCCCCGGGCGGGAGAGGCTGGTCTGGTCTCCCGTCAAGCTGACCTACCCTCCGACGGGCGAGGGCTGGCGTCTCGATCCGGAGATCGTGTACTTCCACACGGACGGGTCGTGCACCCCGGCGCGCATCTCCTGGGCCCGTCCGGGCCACTCGGAGCCGGACGCCGAGATGTTCTGGCTGACCGTTACGGGCTATATCTTCGAGCGGGGGCGCCGGAAATGA
- the gspG gene encoding type II secretion system major pseudopilin GspG, protein MRQVRMARRSGFTLIEIMVVVVILGLLAALVVPRIGSQVDEAKRTTARTQIKGLEEALEMYRLHNGFYPSTQQGLDALVKAPTTSPVPKRYQEGGYLKKVPDDPWNNPYIYRNKNGRIQIVSTGPDGEEGGEGANADITNDD, encoded by the coding sequence ATGAGACAGGTTCGTATGGCGCGCCGGTCGGGTTTCACTCTGATCGAGATCATGGTGGTGGTGGTGATCCTGGGCCTGCTGGCCGCGCTGGTGGTCCCCCGGATCGGGTCCCAGGTGGACGAGGCCAAGCGCACGACGGCGCGGACGCAGATCAAGGGGCTGGAGGAGGCGCTGGAGATGTACCGCCTGCACAACGGCTTCTACCCGAGCACCCAGCAGGGGCTCGACGCATTGGTGAAGGCGCCGACCACCTCGCCCGTCCCCAAGCGTTATCAGGAGGGCGGCTATCTGAAGAAGGTCCCCGACGATCCGTGGAACAACCCCTACATCTACCGCAACAAGAACGGGCGGATCCAGATCGTCAGCACCGGCCCCGACGGCGAGGAGGGCGGGGAGGGCGCCAACGCCGACATCACCAACGACGACTAG
- a CDS encoding sugar-binding transcriptional regulator: MKIAELYYIERLSQSQIAAKLGISSATVSRMLNEALARGMIRVEIRDPKKRSDKLERALQERWKLDRVVVANGSVQMEDRYKILGKKTAELLSEFCRGKKTLGLGCGRTILETALSLDPDLSFPELRVIPLMGGWGVEEIEREANRLVALIGQRWGCKFQYLLLPAILSSPEILTLLWAEPQIRLTTNHWQHLDVALFSIGPELCASNAAYLPLSPEDIRKAHDLGTVGDILGRLVDEHSCELDLPFNHCLASISMDLLRQVPIRIGVGGGADKLKNIRASLESGLLSVLVTDLETAEYLTELPLRA; encoded by the coding sequence TTGAAAATTGCAGAACTTTACTATATTGAGCGCCTTTCGCAGTCTCAAATTGCAGCGAAGCTGGGGATTTCCAGTGCTACGGTTTCCCGCATGTTGAACGAGGCATTGGCACGCGGCATGATTCGGGTCGAGATCAGGGATCCCAAAAAACGCAGTGATAAACTGGAACGAGCGCTTCAAGAACGATGGAAATTGGATCGTGTCGTCGTCGCTAACGGCAGCGTTCAGATGGAGGATCGCTACAAGATCTTGGGAAAAAAGACAGCGGAACTTCTTTCAGAATTTTGTCGTGGCAAGAAGACACTGGGACTGGGGTGTGGCAGGACAATCCTGGAGACGGCTCTGTCGCTTGATCCAGATTTGAGTTTTCCCGAACTCCGGGTCATTCCTCTCATGGGGGGATGGGGTGTCGAGGAGATCGAGAGAGAGGCCAATCGTTTGGTTGCCCTTATTGGCCAGCGCTGGGGATGCAAGTTTCAATACCTGCTGCTGCCGGCTATCCTGAGTTCTCCCGAGATCCTTACGCTTCTTTGGGCGGAGCCCCAGATACGCTTGACGACAAACCACTGGCAACATCTGGACGTGGCCCTGTTTTCGATCGGCCCGGAGCTCTGCGCCTCCAACGCCGCGTATCTGCCCCTGAGCCCGGAGGACATCCGAAAGGCTCATGATCTTGGTACTGTAGGCGATATCTTAGGACGCCTGGTCGACGAACATTCCTGCGAATTGGACCTCCCCTTCAACCATTGTCTCGCATCCATCTCCATGGATTTGCTGAGGCAAGTCCCCATCCGCATCGGAGTCGGAGGGGGAGCCGACAAGCTGAAAAATATTCGAGCTAGCCTTGAAAGTGGCCTGCTCTCCGTTTTGGTCACAGACTTGGAGACAGCGGAGTATCTGACAGAATTGCCACTGCGTGCATAG
- a CDS encoding NAD-dependent deacylase, which yields MEMDGGGRGSRRRLVVLTGAGMSAESGLKTFRDAGGLWEEYNVMDVASIEGWYRNPELVIEFYNKRREQLAHVEPNAGHRILAELEEDFDVAIVTQNVDDLHERAGSTRVLHLHGELTKVRSVRDESRVRDIGYGRLEFGETDADGAPLRPHIVWFGEAVPKIAEAARWVGGADIFAVVGTSLNVYPAAGLVHDLRPATPAFLIDPNEVSLPGGTGFTVIREGACRGMELLRERLLSLGRE from the coding sequence ATGGAGATGGACGGGGGCGGACGGGGATCGAGAAGGCGCCTGGTCGTCCTGACCGGCGCGGGCATGAGCGCCGAGAGCGGGCTCAAGACCTTCCGCGACGCCGGAGGGCTGTGGGAGGAGTACAACGTCATGGACGTCGCCAGCATCGAGGGGTGGTACCGGAACCCCGAGCTGGTGATCGAGTTCTACAACAAGCGCAGGGAGCAGCTGGCCCATGTGGAGCCGAACGCAGGGCACCGGATCCTGGCGGAGCTCGAGGAGGATTTCGACGTGGCGATCGTCACCCAGAACGTGGACGACCTGCACGAGCGTGCGGGCAGCACCCGGGTGCTGCACCTGCACGGGGAGCTGACGAAGGTGCGCAGCGTCCGGGACGAATCGCGGGTCCGCGACATCGGCTACGGCCGGTTGGAGTTCGGGGAGACGGACGCGGACGGTGCGCCGCTGCGGCCGCATATCGTCTGGTTCGGAGAGGCCGTTCCGAAGATTGCGGAGGCGGCGCGGTGGGTGGGCGGCGCGGACATCTTCGCCGTGGTGGGCACGTCCCTTAACGTCTACCCCGCCGCCGGACTGGTCCACGATCTGCGGCCCGCAACGCCCGCGTTCCTGATCGACCCCAACGAGGTGTCGCTGCCGGGCGGAACGGGCTTCACCGTGATCCGGGAGGGCGCCTGCCGCGGCATGGAATTGCTGAGGGAGAGGCTGCTCTCCCTCGGTCGGGAATAG
- a CDS encoding sugar ABC transporter substrate-binding protein, whose translation MLAVVLGMCCLMDGLARAEEVRVGFVATNFAAEAQARIAGRFETTAKEKGWNVQMLNSAGSIDTQAAQLDNLLQMKVDAVVLAMAHPQEIRPSLEKLFAAGIPVITIDSGYVKGVVADITSDNFGIGARMSTYLVDTLGGKGNIIVIKFEKHQGSRRRGKVLDIVLSEYPGIKVLAEYSVVATKRFMDDTRSAMETYVTRFGDKIDGVWCAFDQLGYVAGDVLSEKLKGKKVVIVGADGNQETMRRIANGAMSASVAQPFEEMAAMAVDIVEKLTAGKSVAEVTGGKKIFYAETPLYDALNLPRQ comes from the coding sequence TTGCTCGCTGTTGTGTTGGGGATGTGCTGTCTTATGGACGGCTTGGCCCGGGCCGAAGAGGTCAGAGTCGGTTTTGTCGCGACGAACTTCGCAGCCGAGGCGCAGGCCCGAATCGCAGGAAGGTTCGAGACCACAGCCAAGGAAAAAGGCTGGAACGTGCAGATGCTCAATTCCGCCGGCTCCATCGACACCCAGGCAGCTCAGCTGGACAACCTTCTTCAGATGAAAGTCGACGCGGTGGTCTTGGCTATGGCTCACCCACAGGAGATCCGCCCCTCACTCGAAAAACTTTTCGCCGCAGGTATCCCCGTCATCACCATTGATTCCGGGTATGTCAAGGGTGTCGTAGCGGACATCACCTCCGATAATTTCGGTATCGGGGCCAGAATGTCGACCTATCTCGTCGATACCTTGGGCGGTAAGGGCAATATCATCGTCATAAAATTCGAGAAACACCAGGGAAGTCGTCGGAGGGGGAAAGTTCTCGACATCGTATTGAGCGAGTACCCCGGGATCAAAGTCCTGGCAGAGTACAGCGTTGTCGCCACCAAGCGTTTTATGGACGATACCCGCTCGGCCATGGAGACCTACGTGACGCGCTTCGGGGATAAGATCGATGGGGTTTGGTGCGCTTTCGATCAACTGGGATACGTTGCGGGTGACGTCCTGAGCGAGAAGCTCAAGGGGAAAAAGGTCGTCATCGTCGGAGCGGACGGCAATCAAGAAACGATGCGACGCATCGCCAACGGCGCAATGAGCGCCAGTGTGGCACAGCCCTTCGAGGAGATGGCCGCGATGGCTGTCGACATAGTGGAGAAGCTGACCGCCGGAAAAAGCGTCGCTGAGGTCACGGGTGGGAAAAAGATTTTTTACGCAGAGACCCCGCTCTACGACGCGCTCAATCTGCCTAGGCAATAG
- a CDS encoding sugar ABC transporter ATP-binding protein, translated as MFALETFHLEKRFPGVVALNDFSLAVQKGEVHALVGENGAGKSTLIKILSGVYKPTAGNFRIGGKPMSFSSPRDAVPFVGVVHQDRELVPHFSGYENLFLGMERTAMGFLQKKRMKREAFDFMMQYGLDFDPELPAEKLSGGQQQMLAILRILFRNPEIVIFDEPTAPLSVKECDSLFSLIRDLRIKGVTILYISHHLSEVLRLSDRVTVMHNGTKVATKEISESDEASLIRLMLSHDVVNQYPKAAIHPGAEVFRMNMKKESSSRARTGKDGFYIRSGEIVGFAGLVGAGRTELAKAVFSGFGNDGTLELDGKSFRSRNARESIDKGIVMIPENRREEGLIVDMNVGDNLTLPQLKLWTTLGFVHFPAAKRASRQIVDQYSIKAHGLAQAVKTLSGGNQQKVSIGKWSYTKARLWIFDEPTQGIDVDAKTEIYAIMGRLAAQGAGIWFISSEIRELLAIADRIYVMKDKRIVAEHLPPYDNEAILSDMLRDPGGFDPEAGRKS; from the coding sequence ATGTTCGCCCTCGAGACATTCCATCTCGAAAAGCGTTTCCCCGGGGTCGTCGCGCTCAACGACTTCAGTCTCGCTGTTCAAAAGGGCGAAGTCCACGCATTGGTTGGCGAGAACGGTGCGGGAAAATCGACGCTGATCAAGATACTCAGCGGCGTTTACAAACCTACCGCGGGAAACTTCCGTATCGGCGGCAAGCCTATGAGCTTTTCCTCTCCCCGAGACGCCGTCCCCTTTGTGGGCGTTGTCCATCAAGATCGGGAGCTTGTACCCCATTTCAGTGGCTACGAAAACCTGTTTCTGGGTATGGAACGGACGGCAATGGGCTTTTTGCAAAAGAAACGTATGAAACGCGAGGCGTTTGATTTTATGATGCAGTACGGGCTGGATTTCGATCCGGAACTGCCCGCGGAAAAGTTGTCCGGAGGACAACAACAAATGCTGGCGATCCTTCGGATTTTGTTCCGAAATCCCGAAATCGTCATCTTCGACGAGCCCACGGCTCCTCTGAGCGTCAAAGAGTGCGACTCGCTTTTCTCCCTGATTCGAGACCTCCGCATAAAAGGAGTCACCATCCTTTATATCTCCCATCACCTTTCGGAGGTCCTTCGTCTTTCGGACCGTGTCACCGTGATGCACAACGGCACCAAGGTCGCAACTAAGGAAATTTCCGAATCGGACGAGGCGTCGCTAATACGCCTGATGCTTTCGCACGATGTCGTCAACCAGTACCCCAAAGCCGCAATTCATCCCGGGGCAGAGGTCTTTCGGATGAATATGAAAAAGGAGTCTTCCTCTCGAGCCAGGACAGGAAAGGACGGATTTTATATCCGATCCGGCGAGATCGTCGGCTTTGCGGGCCTGGTGGGAGCCGGCCGCACTGAGCTGGCCAAAGCCGTCTTTTCAGGCTTTGGCAACGACGGAACACTGGAGCTTGACGGAAAGTCCTTTCGTTCCAGAAACGCCCGTGAATCCATCGACAAAGGAATTGTCATGATCCCGGAAAATCGCAGGGAGGAGGGGCTAATCGTCGATATGAATGTGGGCGACAACCTCACCCTGCCACAGCTCAAGTTATGGACAACGTTGGGGTTCGTGCATTTCCCGGCCGCGAAACGTGCCTCCCGCCAGATCGTGGACCAATATTCTATCAAGGCCCACGGGTTGGCCCAGGCGGTAAAAACGCTTTCTGGCGGAAACCAGCAGAAGGTCTCCATAGGAAAGTGGTCCTACACGAAAGCCAGGCTTTGGATCTTCGACGAACCCACTCAAGGGATTGATGTGGATGCAAAGACGGAGATCTATGCCATTATGGGAAGGCTTGCGGCGCAGGGAGCGGGAATCTGGTTCATCAGTTCGGAGATCCGCGAACTTCTTGCCATCGCCGATCGGATCTACGTCATGAAGGACAAGAGAATTGTGGCTGAACATCTGCCTCCCTACGATAACGAGGCCATTCTTTCGGACATGCTTCGGGATCCGGGTGGTTTCGATCCTGAAGCGGGAAGGAAAAGCTAA
- a CDS encoding type II secretion system F family protein, translating to MPYFSYSGYDAKGKQTKGTVEASSSMQAVERLTERGIVVVDVAVAEERKRAQAVRPLSLEAHIFFCRSLASYLRSGLPLADSLKIMARQARDKRMSAAFSALLTAVEGGRKFHAALSESGAFRESLWRVVESGEQSGSLIPVLEQAAGQFKLEDGLRRKIRSAMTYPLVMAVVGTGVVGFMLTYVVPKIAALFEDMHQTLPLPTRILIALSSFLSSYGLWLILALLASWFWMKRSGRKVSLPFMRGVRERLTLALVTSHLASLLRSGIPLVQALRMASSMDPRGQRWLDVAEMVKAGHRFDRALEKQGFPEEIVVVIRVGEMGGELAEALSNVSEQCRELAQARMERISTLMEPAMVLILGFSVGFIVLAILTPVFDLAGIVK from the coding sequence ATGCCGTACTTCAGCTATTCGGGCTACGACGCGAAGGGAAAGCAGACGAAGGGGACGGTCGAGGCCTCCTCCTCGATGCAGGCCGTCGAGCGCCTGACGGAGCGGGGTATCGTGGTGGTCGACGTCGCGGTGGCCGAGGAGCGCAAGCGGGCCCAGGCGGTGCGACCCCTTTCCCTGGAGGCCCACATCTTCTTCTGCCGGAGCCTGGCGTCGTACCTCCGGTCGGGGCTGCCCCTGGCGGACTCGCTCAAGATCATGGCGCGCCAGGCCCGGGACAAGCGGATGAGCGCCGCGTTCTCCGCGCTTCTGACGGCGGTGGAGGGCGGCAGGAAGTTCCATGCCGCGCTCTCAGAGAGCGGCGCGTTTCGGGAGAGCCTGTGGCGGGTCGTGGAGTCGGGCGAGCAGAGCGGGTCGCTGATCCCCGTCCTCGAGCAGGCGGCCGGCCAGTTCAAGCTGGAGGACGGGCTGAGGCGCAAGATCAGGAGCGCCATGACCTATCCGCTGGTCATGGCGGTGGTGGGGACCGGGGTCGTCGGCTTCATGCTCACCTACGTCGTCCCCAAGATCGCCGCGCTGTTCGAGGACATGCACCAGACGCTGCCCCTGCCGACCCGGATCCTGATCGCGCTGTCCTCCTTTCTCTCCTCTTACGGCCTGTGGCTGATCCTGGCCCTGTTGGCGTCCTGGTTCTGGATGAAGCGGAGCGGGAGGAAGGTCTCCCTGCCCTTCATGCGGGGGGTGCGCGAGCGCCTGACCCTGGCCCTGGTCACGTCGCACCTGGCCTCCCTGCTGCGCTCGGGCATCCCTCTGGTCCAGGCGCTCCGGATGGCGTCCTCGATGGACCCGCGGGGCCAGCGGTGGCTGGACGTGGCGGAGATGGTGAAGGCGGGGCACCGGTTCGACCGCGCTCTGGAGAAGCAGGGTTTCCCGGAGGAGATCGTCGTGGTCATCCGGGTGGGCGAGATGGGGGGCGAGCTCGCCGAGGCGCTCTCCAACGTCTCGGAGCAGTGCCGGGAGCTGGCCCAGGCCCGGATGGAACGGATCTCCACCCTGATGGAGCCGGCGATGGTGCTGATCCTGGGCTTCTCTGTGGGGTTCATCGTGCTGGCGATATTGACGCCGGTGTTCGACCTGGCGGGGATCGTAAAGTGA
- a CDS encoding class I SAM-dependent methyltransferase: MGKHYGQLQRQGRLLKSRITEGMVFLRRFVGAPRQVGSIIPSSPYLTRAVLDKIDWDQVRNVAELGAGTGVFTRSIVRRARPDAKLLVFEIDPDLQRMIGGGHPGLKLYGDAQKLPEIMKDLGIDKLDAIISSLPFTVLPPAMTARILDAVQDTLAPGSTFVAYQYSKIMKAHFESRFAEIRTSFVPINVPPAFVYECRGDRRGG; this comes from the coding sequence TTGGGAAAACATTACGGTCAGTTGCAGCGACAGGGACGACTGCTGAAGTCCCGCATCACTGAGGGAATGGTCTTTCTGCGGCGCTTCGTCGGCGCTCCCCGCCAGGTGGGAAGCATCATCCCCAGCTCGCCCTACCTGACCCGGGCGGTCCTCGACAAGATAGACTGGGACCAGGTGCGCAACGTCGCCGAGCTCGGGGCGGGAACCGGGGTCTTCACCCGAAGCATCGTCCGCAGGGCACGGCCCGACGCCAAGCTCCTGGTCTTCGAGATCGACCCCGACCTCCAGCGCATGATCGGGGGCGGGCACCCCGGGCTGAAGCTCTACGGGGACGCCCAGAAGCTGCCCGAGATCATGAAGGACCTGGGCATCGACAAGCTGGACGCCATCATCTCGAGCCTGCCCTTCACCGTCCTTCCCCCCGCGATGACCGCGCGCATCCTGGACGCCGTGCAGGACACCCTGGCCCCCGGGAGCACGTTCGTGGCCTATCAGTACTCCAAGATCATGAAGGCGCACTTCGAGTCGCGCTTTGCCGAGATCCGCACGTCCTTCGTCCCCATCAACGTGCCCCCCGCGTTCGTCTACGAGTGCCGCGGCGACCGGCGGGGGGGCTGA